Proteins encoded by one window of Gemmatimonadota bacterium:
- a CDS encoding MoxR family ATPase: MVERLLIGLLTGGHVLLEGVPGLAKTLTVRTLADVIHSSFSRIQFTPDLLPADVVGTMIYEAQRSAFTVRQGPIFAQIVLADEINRAPAKVQSALLEAMQERQVTIGGNSYPLPEPFLVLATQNPIESEGTYPLPEAQLDRFLLKIRVGYPSRTEEREVLMRMSASGAIDVQRLAEPAQVMAARHAIEDIHLDARLADYIVDLVRATREPATIGLGALAPMIAYGASPRASIALAQTARAHAFLRGRDFVMPEDIQALAPDVMRHRIVLTFDAEAEGVDTDAVIRQVLAAVPVP, from the coding sequence ATGGTCGAGCGGCTCCTGATCGGATTGCTGACCGGCGGGCACGTGCTGCTCGAAGGTGTCCCCGGGCTCGCGAAGACGCTGACGGTGCGCACGCTCGCCGACGTGATCCACTCGTCATTCTCGCGAATCCAGTTCACGCCGGACCTGCTCCCCGCGGACGTCGTCGGCACCATGATCTACGAGGCACAGCGCTCGGCGTTCACGGTTCGCCAGGGTCCGATCTTCGCGCAGATCGTCCTGGCCGACGAGATCAACCGCGCCCCCGCGAAGGTCCAGTCGGCGCTCCTTGAGGCGATGCAGGAGCGCCAGGTCACCATCGGCGGCAACTCCTATCCGCTCCCCGAGCCGTTCCTCGTGCTCGCGACGCAGAACCCGATCGAGAGCGAGGGGACCTACCCACTCCCCGAAGCGCAGCTCGACCGCTTCCTCCTCAAGATCCGCGTCGGCTATCCCTCGCGGACCGAGGAGCGCGAGGTGTTGATGCGGATGAGCGCCTCGGGGGCGATCGACGTGCAGCGCCTGGCCGAGCCGGCCCAGGTGATGGCCGCGCGGCATGCCATCGAGGACATTCATCTCGACGCCCGGCTCGCGGACTACATCGTCGATCTGGTGCGCGCGACGCGCGAGCCGGCGACGATCGGTCTTGGGGCACTGGCGCCGATGATCGCCTACGGTGCGTCACCCCGCGCCTCGATTGCGCTGGCGCAGACGGCGCGCGCCCATGCCTTCCTCCGCGGCCGCGACTTCGTGATGCCCGAGGATATCCAGGCGCTCGCTCCCGACGTGATGCGGCATCGCATCGTCCTCACCTTTGATGCCGAGGCCGAGGGCGTGGATACCGACGCGGTGATCCGACAGGTCCTCGCCGCGGTGCCGGTGCCGTGA
- a CDS encoding VWA domain-containing protein, whose product MRFELPKWLVVVPFVVLLVAAAAWQARRRRLRAAAGWSAQLGRQAAAMGSHSTLVLGLIALVAALGLAGPRWGRASQATESRALNVVVVMDISRSMLAQDVKPDRLTRAVGIARRLVQDLEGDRLALVAFAARGYLLSPLTLDQSALALQLDALDPEVASEGGSGLGAAISQAADVLKAATQGGDKAVVVFSDGESFEGAEALTSVGESLQRAGITLVLVPVGGSTGARIPDPDGTWHKDADGQEVITVRRDDLLKAAATGARGIVVPADAPDPSGEVRRVLDRLARAPAEDRSADDLIPRAWLFALVAAVGLLGHTLTRRSAALVGLLLAVGIGTASAQRPSAGGQLLQRGDTAKAREAFAAEAKKLGTDSAWFNAGTAALVAGDMVAAQDALRRASLSLDPDLRRRALYNLGTAYLTRARRETKGRDSLLVAASRQLQSALQLAPGDADAKFNYELARRLMPPPPPPQSGGGGDYKKPPPKPQQPQQAPPTPGGMSKADAEQVLSAMERAERETRMAQAKRQRRGQPPLGPDW is encoded by the coding sequence GTGAGGTTCGAACTGCCGAAGTGGCTCGTGGTGGTACCCTTCGTCGTGCTGCTCGTGGCGGCGGCGGCGTGGCAGGCTCGGCGGCGTCGGCTTCGCGCTGCCGCGGGATGGTCGGCGCAACTCGGCCGCCAGGCGGCCGCGATGGGGAGCCACTCCACGTTGGTGCTGGGTCTGATCGCCCTGGTGGCGGCGCTCGGGCTCGCGGGGCCGCGGTGGGGACGGGCCTCTCAGGCCACCGAATCGCGCGCCCTCAACGTTGTGGTCGTGATGGACATCTCGCGATCGATGCTCGCGCAGGACGTGAAGCCCGATCGGCTGACGCGCGCCGTGGGGATCGCCCGGCGGCTGGTGCAGGATCTCGAGGGGGACCGACTCGCCTTGGTCGCCTTCGCAGCGCGCGGCTACTTGCTCTCGCCCCTGACGCTCGATCAGAGTGCGCTCGCGCTCCAACTGGATGCCCTCGACCCGGAAGTTGCCAGCGAAGGCGGCTCGGGGCTCGGCGCGGCCATCAGTCAGGCCGCCGACGTCTTGAAGGCCGCGACGCAGGGCGGCGACAAGGCAGTGGTGGTGTTCAGCGACGGCGAGTCGTTCGAGGGGGCCGAGGCACTGACCTCGGTGGGGGAATCGTTGCAGCGCGCCGGCATCACCCTCGTCCTGGTGCCGGTGGGGGGCTCGACCGGTGCGCGCATTCCCGATCCGGATGGGACGTGGCACAAGGATGCCGACGGACAGGAGGTGATCACGGTGCGCCGTGATGATCTACTGAAGGCGGCCGCGACGGGCGCACGGGGCATCGTCGTCCCGGCCGATGCCCCGGATCCGTCGGGCGAGGTCCGTCGCGTGCTCGACCGACTCGCCCGCGCGCCCGCGGAAGACCGCAGCGCCGACGACCTCATCCCCCGCGCCTGGCTCTTCGCGCTGGTCGCGGCGGTGGGACTCCTGGGGCACACGTTGACCCGACGCAGTGCGGCGTTGGTGGGGTTGCTGCTCGCCGTGGGTATCGGCACCGCGAGCGCCCAGCGACCGTCGGCCGGCGGCCAATTGCTGCAGCGAGGCGACACGGCCAAGGCGCGCGAGGCGTTCGCCGCCGAGGCGAAAAAACTCGGCACCGACTCGGCGTGGTTCAATGCCGGCACGGCCGCGCTGGTGGCGGGCGACATGGTGGCAGCGCAGGATGCCTTGCGGCGCGCGTCGCTGTCGCTTGACCCCGATCTCCGGCGGCGCGCGCTCTACAACCTCGGGACGGCGTACCTGACGCGCGCGCGGCGCGAGACGAAGGGACGCGACTCACTGCTCGTCGCGGCGAGCCGGCAGCTGCAGTCCGCGTTGCAGCTCGCACCCGGAGACGCCGACGCGAAGTTCAACTACGAGCTGGCGAGACGCTTGATGCCGCCACCGCCACCGCCGCAGAGCGGGGGTGGCGGCGACTACAAGAAGCCGCCGCCGAAGCCGCAGCAACCGCAACAGGCGCCGCCCACGCCCGGCGGCATGAGCAAGGCCGACGCCGAGCAGGTGCTCTCCGCGATGGAGCGCGCCGAGCGTGAGACGCGCATGGCGCAGGCCAAGCGGCAGCGACGTGGTCAACCGCCGCTGGGACCCGACTGGTGA
- a CDS encoding VWA domain-containing protein has protein sequence MTRPLVLLLLLALPWWWWRRTRLRPAAAVVSDLAPFLVPARGKWRLWLPPLFRGLACVALVIAAAGPYRRGDRTVINAEGLAIVLAIDVSSSMLAEDFAPANRLEVAKRQATAFVRGRTADRIGLVTFAGEALTQVPVTVDYATLEQAIGNLEVGLLEDGTAIGSGLATAVARLRKLPGEEKVILLLTDGENNRGIIDPRTAAKTAQAFGIKVYTVGVGTEGEARIPTGRGLNGFRYEVLPVKIDEVLLTEIAKETGGQYFRAKDAASLGRIFKQIDQLERTPVDVVRYTRRDERTRPFLALGSPSSRSNCC, from the coding sequence GTGACCCGACCGCTCGTGCTCCTCCTGCTGCTCGCCCTGCCGTGGTGGTGGTGGCGACGGACTCGGCTGCGGCCCGCTGCCGCGGTCGTCTCCGATCTGGCCCCATTTCTGGTGCCGGCGCGCGGCAAGTGGCGACTCTGGCTGCCGCCACTTTTTCGTGGGCTGGCCTGCGTTGCCCTGGTGATCGCGGCAGCCGGTCCGTATCGGCGCGGCGACCGGACCGTCATCAACGCCGAAGGACTCGCCATCGTGCTGGCGATCGACGTCTCCAGTTCGATGCTGGCAGAGGACTTTGCGCCGGCGAATCGGCTGGAAGTCGCCAAGCGACAGGCGACGGCATTCGTGCGCGGGCGCACGGCCGATCGCATCGGCCTGGTGACCTTCGCCGGTGAGGCGCTCACCCAGGTGCCGGTGACGGTCGACTACGCCACCCTGGAGCAGGCGATCGGCAACCTCGAGGTCGGACTGCTCGAGGATGGCACCGCCATCGGCTCCGGGTTGGCGACGGCGGTCGCACGGCTCCGCAAGTTGCCGGGAGAGGAGAAGGTCATCCTCCTCCTCACCGACGGCGAAAACAATCGGGGCATCATCGACCCGCGCACCGCCGCGAAGACGGCGCAGGCGTTCGGCATCAAGGTCTACACCGTCGGCGTCGGGACCGAGGGTGAGGCCCGGATTCCCACCGGCCGCGGACTGAATGGTTTCCGCTACGAAGTGCTGCCGGTCAAGATCGACGAAGTGCTGCTGACCGAGATCGCCAAGGAAACCGGGGGGCAATACTTCCGTGCCAAGGATGCCGCCTCGCTGGGCCGCATCTTCAAGCAGATCGACCAGCTCGAGCGGACGCCGGTCGACGTGGTCCGCTACACCCGACGTGACGAGCGCACTCGACCGTTTCTGGCCCTCGGCTCGCCTTCCTCGCGATCGAATTGCTGTTGA
- a CDS encoding DUF58 domain-containing protein: MAGFLPPALLKQVRTLALRGRRATEALLGGEVRSVFRGTGMEFTDVRPYAEGDDVRHLDWNLLARTGLPYVKLYTETRELTLLLVVDRSASTTVGDPEPKSARAVEVAAMLALVAAQQQDRVGLLAFGDTVGPVIPPGRGRRHAYAIVQRLFALETQPGETDLAGAIRAAGALLRRRALVVIVSDFLAPGWEAPLKGLSARHEVTAIALDDARETALPTGGWVQLVGAERGGTVLFDSGDATTRKRAEAMAQRQRMRRSAALSAAGVREVVIRTDGEYLPVLRAAFGRQGRRR, translated from the coding sequence GTGGCCGGATTCCTCCCGCCCGCGCTGCTGAAGCAGGTCCGCACGCTCGCCCTCCGGGGCCGGCGTGCGACGGAGGCCCTCCTCGGCGGGGAGGTGCGCTCCGTGTTCCGCGGGACCGGGATGGAGTTCACCGATGTGCGCCCGTACGCCGAGGGCGACGACGTCCGCCATCTCGATTGGAACCTCCTCGCCCGCACCGGGCTCCCCTACGTCAAGCTCTACACCGAGACGCGTGAACTCACGCTGCTGCTCGTCGTCGACCGGTCGGCATCGACCACCGTCGGCGATCCCGAGCCGAAGTCGGCGCGGGCCGTCGAGGTCGCGGCGATGCTCGCGCTCGTCGCCGCGCAGCAGCAGGATCGGGTTGGCCTGCTCGCCTTCGGCGATACCGTCGGGCCGGTCATCCCGCCGGGGCGTGGTCGGCGACACGCCTACGCGATCGTGCAGCGACTCTTCGCCCTCGAGACGCAACCCGGCGAAACCGATCTGGCGGGGGCGATCCGCGCCGCCGGGGCATTGCTCCGTCGACGGGCGCTGGTCGTGATCGTCTCCGACTTCCTGGCGCCGGGATGGGAAGCACCACTCAAGGGCCTCTCGGCGCGTCATGAGGTCACGGCGATCGCACTCGACGATGCCCGCGAGACGGCGCTGCCTACCGGTGGCTGGGTGCAGCTCGTCGGCGCCGAGCGTGGTGGCACCGTCCTCTTCGACAGCGGCGACGCCACCACGCGGAAGCGGGCGGAAGCGATGGCGCAGCGGCAGCGGATGCGCCGCAGTGCGGCCCTCTCGGCGGCCGGCGTGCGCGAGGTCGTGATCCGGACGGATGGCGAGTATCTGCCGGTGTTGCGCGCCGCCTTTGGCCGTCAGGGACGGCGGCGATGA
- a CDS encoding rRNA pseudouridine synthase — MSTEPMRLQRYLARAGVASRRQAEVLITDGKVKVNGKTASLGSSVTPGKDRVTVGRTVITLAVKRWIAFHKPIGVVTTADDEQGRKTVFDLLPDSAGMTYVGRLDVATTGLLLLTTDGDAVHRLTHPKYRVPRSYIALVHGLGTAEFEQKASERITVDQRVVQPSRVRVRAGKEGRSVLEVTLSEGRNRIVRRWVEAMGGKVDRLARVAYGPVRLGDLAPGEWRPLTPAEERGIYRAIGMTPEED, encoded by the coding sequence ATGAGCACGGAACCGATGCGGTTGCAGCGGTACCTGGCCCGGGCCGGCGTCGCCTCGCGCCGCCAGGCCGAAGTGCTCATCACCGACGGGAAGGTGAAGGTCAACGGAAAGACGGCCTCGCTCGGCAGTTCGGTCACGCCGGGAAAGGATCGCGTCACCGTGGGTCGGACCGTGATCACGCTCGCCGTGAAACGGTGGATCGCCTTTCACAAGCCGATCGGCGTGGTCACCACCGCCGACGACGAACAGGGACGCAAGACCGTCTTCGACCTGCTGCCGGACAGCGCGGGGATGACCTATGTCGGCCGACTCGACGTCGCGACGACCGGGTTGCTGTTGTTGACGACCGACGGCGACGCGGTCCATCGGCTGACGCACCCGAAGTACCGGGTGCCGCGTAGCTACATCGCCCTCGTGCATGGCCTCGGCACCGCCGAATTCGAGCAGAAGGCGAGCGAGCGCATCACGGTCGATCAGCGCGTGGTGCAGCCGTCGCGCGTCCGCGTGCGTGCAGGGAAGGAGGGTCGCAGCGTCCTTGAGGTGACGCTCAGCGAAGGCCGCAACCGGATCGTCCGCCGCTGGGTCGAGGCGATGGGCGGCAAGGTGGACCGGCTGGCGCGCGTGGCCTACGGCCCGGTCCGGCTCGGCGATCTCGCCCCCGGCGAGTGGCGCCCGCTGACGCCGGCGGAGGAGCGCGGGATCTACCGCGCGATCGGCATGACGCCTGAGGAGGACTGA